CGCGGGTCGCCGTCATCCTGCCCCAGATGCACGCCATCGGCATCCAGCCGCTTCGCGAGCGCTACATCGTCGTTGACGATAAACGCCACGTCGTGCGCGGCGCAGATCGCCTGCAACGGTTCGGCGAGCCGCGCCGCCTCGTGCTGGTCGATGTCCTTGACGCGAAACTGGAACGCTGCGACGGGTCCGGCGCCCAACGCTTCGGTTAACCGATCGGGAAAATCGCCGCCGACATCTAGCGGCGAAATGAGGTAAAGTTGGCAGGTTGGTGCTTTCATGGCGCGTTCATAGCGGCGAGGTAACAGACGGGCAAATGCAGAACTTACACCGCCTCGCGATCCTCGCTCTCCCCGCCGCGCTCGCCCTTTCCGCCTGCGCCACGACGCGCGGCGCGCCGCTGCCCGATGGGAGCGACGTCGCGCTTGGTCAGAAGGCCTATGTCGACGGCCCGATCGTCCAGCCGATCGAGGTGCTGGAGGACAGCCGCTGCCCGATGAACGCACTCTGCGTCTGGGCGGGCCGCGTGCGGGTGAAGATGGTCTGGATCCGCGGCAATGGTGAGAAACAGCCGTTCGAGGCGACACTGGGCGAACCGACCCATATTGCCGACGGTCAGTTCACGCTCGAATCGGTCCGCCCCGAAAAGCGCACCGACAGGGCGATCAGACCGGGCGACTATCGCTTCTCGCTCCGCTTCGCGGGCGGCCTCTAAAGCACTCGCGCCAGCACGAACCCGTCCCATTTTTTCGCGCCGACGGTCTGGATCGCGGTCGCATCGAGGCGGGGGTCGGCGGCGAGCATGTCAAACAGCGCGCGGGTGCCGATGATCCGCTCGTCGTCGCTGTCCGACTCCAGCACCCCGCCTTCGCGGACGACATTGTCGACGATGATCGTGGTGCCCGGGCGCCCGAGCCGGATCGCTTCGGCGACATAGAGCGCGTTGCTCTGCTTGTCGGCATCGATGAAGACAAAATCGAACGGCCCTTCGCCGGTCATCGCCGCAAGGCTCTCCGCCGCCGGGCCGACGCGGATATCGACCTTGTCCGACACCCCGGCGCGTTCCAGATTCTGACGAGCGACCTTCGCGTGATCGCCTTCGAGTTCCAGCGTCACCAGCTCGCCGCCATTAGGCAGCGCGCGGGCAAGCCAGATCGTCGAATAACCGCCGAGCGTTCCGACTTCGAGGATGCGTTTCGCACCCGCCATCTGCGCCAGCAGAAAGAGCATCTTGCCCTGCGCCGCCGACACGTCGATCAGCGGCAGACCTTGCTCGGCATTGTTCGCAAGTGCCGCAGCCAGCGGTTCGTCGCCGCCGAGAAGTTTCTCCGCGATATAGCTGTCGACGGCCTTCCATTGCGCTTCGGTCATGCATCTTCTCCCGGATCGATCTCGCGCAGCGGATTGCCGCCATCGATGAACAACCGCCCGCCAGGTTTCAGCGCCGCGCGCAGCCGGGCAAGCGCCTTGACGCCTGCCGCGGGGTGGCGCCCATCGAGTGCGCCGACGCGAACGGCAAAGGCCATGTCGAAACGCCGCTCGCCCGGCGGTAGCTCGAAATCCTCAATGGAAATGGCACGATAGGCCAGTCGGCCGCCCGCCATCTCGGTTGCCGAAAGCGATACGGCTTGTGCGATCGCTGTCGGCGACCGGTCGATTGCGAGGATATGGCCGTCGCCGATCCGGGCGGCGACGGCGCGGGCCGCGGCACCGGGGCCGCAGCCGATCTCGATCACGCGAAGCCCCGGCGCAAGCGGCAAGGCATCGACGATTTCCCGCAGCCGGGGCGAAAGCGCCGCGGCCACCGCTGATCAGGCCACGGAGGCCGCGTGAATTTCCTTGATCGCGCCGCCGAGTGACGCGTTGAATTCCTCGTCGCTCATCTGATGGCGCAAATCCTCGAGCAGCGCGCGGCTGAAGCTCGCGATGATGCCAGGATTTTTCGCCAGCTCGACGCACGCTTCGGGGCGGGCGAAGCCGCCCGACAGCGCGACGACGCGCAGCACCTTCGGATGATCAACGAGCGGCTGGAACAGGCCGGCCTCGGTCGGCAGCGACAGCTTGAGCATCACCGGCGCGCCGGTCCAGGCGTCGAGTGCCGCGAGCGTTTCCTTTAGCAGCAGGCGATCGGCAGCGTCGCGTTCGGCGCTCTTGATGTTCACTTCAGGCTCGATGATCGGGACGAGGCCGTGCGCCGCGATGCGCGCGGCTTCGGCGAACTGCTGCTCGACAATCGCCTTGATGCCGACCGGATTGGCGAGATTGACGACGCTGCGCATCTTGGTGCCGAATACGCCCTTCGCGACCGCACGCTCGCAAAGCGCATCGAGACCCGGGTTGGCCTTCATCAGCTGGACACCGTCGGCTTCGTCTTCGAGCCCCTTGTCGACCTTCAGGAACGGCACCACGCCGCGCTCCCAGAGCAGCGCCGGAACCGGCTTGCCGCCCGCTTCGCCGTCCATCGTGCGCTCGAACAGGATCGCGCCGATCACCTTCTCGCCGTTGAAGCAGGGCGCGGTGACGATGCGGCTGCGCATGTCGTGGATCAGGCCGAACATTTCCTCGTCGTTCGAGAAGGCGTCGGCTTCGATGCCATAGCCCTTCAATGCCTTGGGCGTCGAACCGCCGCTCTGGTCGAGTGCGGCGATGAAGCCCTGCCCCGATTTGATCTGGTCGAGCATGGCGGCATTGGCGGTGGTCATAGGATCTCCGGTTGTTTGCATACGTATGTGGCGCTGCGCATAGCTGCCCCTTGGGCGCGATGCAATGCGACGGGGAAGTCTATGCCTTCAGCGCGTCGACGCCCGGCAACGGCTTGCCTTCCATCCATTCGAGGAAGGCGCCGCCGGCGGTCGAAACGAAGGTGAAGTCGCCGGCCACGCCGGCATGGTTGAGCGCGGCGACGGTATCGCCGCCGCCCGCGACCGAAATCAGCGAGCCTTCGCGGGTCAGCGCGGCAGCGGTCTTCGCGAGCGCGACGGTCGCGGTGTCGAACGGCGGCGTCTCGAACGCGCCGAGCGGGCCGTTCCACACGAGCGTGCGGCAGTTTTTGAGCACGTCCGCCAACGCCTCGACCGCAGCCGGGCCGACGTCGAGGATCATCTCGTCGGCGGCAACCTCGTGGACGTTGACCGTGCGCGTCGGCGGATTCGGGGCGAACTCCTTCGACACCACGACGTCATAG
This window of the Sphingopyxis sp. CCNWLW2 genome carries:
- a CDS encoding O-methyltransferase; translated protein: MTEAQWKAVDSYIAEKLLGGDEPLAAALANNAEQGLPLIDVSAAQGKMLFLLAQMAGAKRILEVGTLGGYSTIWLARALPNGGELVTLELEGDHAKVARQNLERAGVSDKVDIRVGPAAESLAAMTGEGPFDFVFIDADKQSNALYVAEAIRLGRPGTTIIVDNVVREGGVLESDSDDERIIGTRALFDMLAADPRLDATAIQTVGAKKWDGFVLARVL
- a CDS encoding SAM-dependent methyltransferase — protein: MAAALSPRLREIVDALPLAPGLRVIEIGCGPGAAARAVAARIGDGHILAIDRSPTAIAQAVSLSATEMAGGRLAYRAISIEDFELPPGERRFDMAFAVRVGALDGRHPAAGVKALARLRAALKPGGRLFIDGGNPLREIDPGEDA
- a CDS encoding fructose bisphosphate aldolase; its protein translation is MLDQIKSGQGFIAALDQSGGSTPKALKGYGIEADAFSNDEEMFGLIHDMRSRIVTAPCFNGEKVIGAILFERTMDGEAGGKPVPALLWERGVVPFLKVDKGLEDEADGVQLMKANPGLDALCERAVAKGVFGTKMRSVVNLANPVGIKAIVEQQFAEAARIAAHGLVPIIEPEVNIKSAERDAADRLLLKETLAALDAWTGAPVMLKLSLPTEAGLFQPLVDHPKVLRVVALSGGFARPEACVELAKNPGIIASFSRALLEDLRHQMSDEEFNASLGGAIKEIHAASVA